From one Solanum stenotomum isolate F172 chromosome 12, ASM1918654v1, whole genome shotgun sequence genomic stretch:
- the LOC125846633 gene encoding uncharacterized protein LOC125846633 — protein sequence MVGVMARKPLNHRILTWDHREIEISGEPAINNSDTVFSFLDEEVQSSSPESISDDVYVNNRDDEDDDNENKENVEDNQFWENQHQLLQSVLCRTTSLESQIRSITKETKQSENGCSCQKMVGDGCRNCLMKEVSSRLQNAGFNSAICKSKWKSSPDIPSGEHTFIDVVDNSSLKKGEVRIIIELNFRCEFELAKASEGYNRLVKCLPEVFVGKIERLLSVIKILCNGAKKCMKVKKIHVAPWRKQKYMQAKWLKTVERTAANVKLPVSNAEYTSDPLPRRPRASMLTMDLLEFVPNLHCTAVKVA from the exons ATGGTCGGAGTTATGGCTCGGAAACCACTCAATCACCGGATTTTGACGTGGGACCACcgggaaattgagatttccggCGAGCCTGCGATTAATAATTCCGATACGGTTTTCAGCTTTTTGGATGAAGAGGTTCAAAGTTCGTCACCGGAAAGTATTAGCGATGATGTTTATGTTAATAACCGAGACGATGAGGACGATGACAacgaaaacaaagaaaatgttGAAGATAACCAATTTTGGGAAAATCAACATCAACTTTTACAA tCTGTATTATGCCGAACAACGTCGTTGGAATCACAAATCCGAAGCATTACTAAAGAAACAAAGCAATCGGAAAATGGTTGCTCTTGCCAGAAAATGGTCGGAGACGGCTGCCGGAACTGTCTGATGAAAGAGGTGTCCAGTCGTTTACAAAATGCTGGATTTAACTCAGCAATTTGTAAGTCTAAGTGGAAGAGCTCACCAGATATTCCCTCAG GTGAACATACATTCATAGACGTGGTGGACAATTCGAGCCTTAAAAAAGGAGAAGTGAGAATAATTATTGAACTAAATTTTCGATGTGAATTTGAATTAGCGAAAGCAAGCGAAGGATACAATCGACTGGTGAAATGCCTGCCAGAAGTGTTTGTAGGAAAAATAGAGAGATTATTGTCAGTAATAAAGATTTTGTGCAATGGTGCAAAGAAATGCATGAAGGTGAAGAAAATACATGTTGCACCATGGCGGAAACAAAAGTACATGCAAGCTAAGTGGCTTAAAACAGTTGAACGGACGGCAGCAAATGTTAAATTGCCAGTATCAAACGCTGAATATACAAGTGATCCACTGCCACGGCGGCCAAGAGCGTCGATGCTTACAATGGATTTGTTGGAATTTGTACCAAATTTGCATTGCACTGCAGTTAAAGTTGCCTGA
- the LOC125846635 gene encoding uncharacterized protein LOC125846635 — protein MVGVTALSHRILTCHNRESEFSGDHAINISDTIFSFLDEEGSSVESVIDDVYVEDEEKENVEDNKFWETQHQLLQSVLCRTTTLESQIRSITKQTLKEASKNCSCEMVNNIITTSCPNCLMKEVCTSLQNAGFNSAICKSKWRSSPDIPSGEHTFIDVVDNSSPKKGEVRIIIELNFRGEFELVKASEEYNRLVKCLPEVFVGKIERLLSVIKILCNAAKKCMKEKKMHIAPWRKQKYMQAKWLKISERMSSTSKSPLSAEEYCYSNRLSRPKASMLTVDLLENFPSLCRTAVEVV, from the exons ATGGTCGGAGTAACAGCTCTAAGTCACCGGATTTTGACGTGTCACAACCGGGAAAGTGAATTTTCCGGCGACCATGCTATTAATATTTCTGACACTATTTTTAGTTTTCTTGACGAGGAGGGTTCGTCAGTAGAAAGTGTTATTGATGATGTttatgttgaagatgaagagaaagaaaatgttGAAGATAATAAATTCTGGGAAACTCAACATCAACTTTTACAA TCAGTATTATGCCGGACGACAACATTAGAATCACAGATCCGAAGTATTACTAAACAAACCTTAAAAGAAGCATCAAAAAATTGCAGCTGTGAAATGGTCAACAATATTATTACTACTAGTTGTCCAAATTGTCTCATGAAGGAGGTGTGCACTAGCCTACAAAATGCTGGTTTCAACTCAGCAATTTGCAAGTCAAAATGGAGGAGCTCACCAGATATTCCCTCAG GTGAACATACATTTATAGACGTGGTAGACAATTCGAGCCCTAAAAAAGGAGAAGTGAGGATAATTATCGAATTAAATTTTCGAGGGGAGTTTGAATTAGTGAAAGCAAGCGAAGAATACAATCGACTGGTGAAATGCCTGCCAGAAGTGTTTGTTGGGAAAATAGAGAGATTATTATCAGTAATAAAGATTTTATGCAATGCTGCTAAAAAGTGtatgaaggagaagaaaatgcATATTGCGCCATGGAGGAAACAAAAATACATGCAAGCTAAGTGGCTTAAAATATCTGAACGTATGAGTAGTACTTCTAAATCTCCATTGTCAGCTGAAGAATATTGTTATTCGAATCGATTGTCGCGGCCCAAGGCATCGATGCTTACTGTTGATTTACTGGAAAATTTTCCCAGTTTATGTCGTACTGCAGTTGAAGTGGTGTGA
- the LOC125846623 gene encoding L-type lectin-domain containing receptor kinase VII.1 — translation MNQYYPKILLSYLLLTLFSCIQSVAETDFVFNGFKQSDVSIFGNVTIESRVLTLSNDSTFSIGRALYPSKIVTKEANSSKVLPFSTSFIFAMAPYRDRLPGHGIVFLFVPHTGIDGTTSAQNLGFLNFTNNGNPDNHVFGVEFDVFKNQEFNDINENHVGIDVNSLASEFAHEAGYWPDEKNKYNSDGSLNEESLETLKLNNGRNYQVWIDYADFNISVTMAPVGMKRPRQPLLDFHLNLSQVFEEEMYVGFTAATGELAQSHKILAWSFSNSNFSIGDGLITQGLPSFELLEDPVYRSKGFIAGMTVSLLFLVVVIAVASWLLIKRNRRMKKEREDMEDWELEYWPHRITYQEIDAATKGFADENVIGIGGNGKVYKGVLAGGSEVAVKRISHQNSEGARQFLAEISSLGRLKQRNLVSLRGWCKKDRGSMIVVYDYMENGSLDKRLFESNERNMLSFEDRIRILKDVASGVLYLHEGWESKVLHRDIKASNVLLDRDMNARLGDFGLARMHDHSQVASTTRVVGTVGYLAPEFAKTGRASTQTDVFGYGVLIMEVMCGRRPIEEEEGKPPLVDWLWELMRRGELINAFDSRLRTNQDFNEEEALRVLQLGMICASLDAKARPSMRQVVKFFDRNSDIDEYETEDMDAYLLESLRSNTMLSNFSLSLSHGSHPTFEEIREGPSFD, via the exons ATGAACCAATATTATCCAAAAATTCTTCTTTCTTACCTGTTATTAACCCTATTTTCTTGTATTCAATCAGTTGCAGAAACTGATTTTGTCTTCAATGGCTTTAAACAATCAGATGTGTCAATTTTTGGGAATGTTACAATCGAATCTAGAGTTCTTACTCTTTCAAATGACTCAACTTTTTCAATTGGTAGAGCTCTGTACCCTTCAAAGATTGTCACAAAAGAAGCCAATTCATCTAAAGTTCTTCCCTTTTCAACATCTTTCATTTTTGCAATGGCTCCTTACAGAGACAGGCTACCAGGACATGGTATAGTTTTCTTGTTTGTGCCACACACAGGTATTGATGGTACTACTTCTGCACAGAATTTAGGTTTCTTGAATTTTACAAATAATGGGAATCCTGATAATCATgtttttggggttgagtttgaTGTTTTCAAGAATCAAGAATTCAATGATATAAATGAAAACCATGTTGGAATTGATGTTAATTCTCTTGCATCAGAGTTTGCTCATGAAGCAGGATATTGGCCTGATGAGAAAAATAAGTATAATAGTGATGGTAGCCTAAATGAGGAGTCTTTAGAGACTTTAAAGTTGAATAATGGAAGAAATTATCAAGTTTGGATTGATTATGCTGATTTCAACATTAGTGTAACTATGGCACCAGTTGGTATGAAAAGGCCTAGGCAGCCTTTGTTGGATTTTCACCTAAATCTTTCCCAGGTTTTTGAGGAAGAGATGTATGTGGGGTTTACAGCAGCCACTGGAGAACTTGCTCAAAGTCACAAGATTTTAGCTTGGAGTTTTAGTAACTCGAATTTTTCgataggtgatggtttgatcaCACAAGGGCTGCCTTCATTTGAGCTTCTTGAGGATCCAGTTTATCGATCGAAGGGATTCATTGCAGGTATGACAGTGTCACTCTTGTTTCTTGTTGTGGTCATTGCTGTAGCTTCATGGCTTTTGATTAAGAGAAATAGGAGGatgaaaaaggaaagagagGATATGGAAGATTGGGAATTGGAATATTGGCCACATAGGATTACTTATCAAGAAATTGATGCTGCAACAAAGGGTTTTGCTGATGAAAATGTGATTGGAATTGGAGGTAATGGGAAGGTTTATAAAGGGGTTTTGGCTGGGGGTTCAGAGGTTGCAGTAAAGCGAATTTCTCACCAAAACAGTGAAGGGGCAAGGCAATTCTTGGCTGAGATTTCGAGTCTTGGTAGGCTAAAGCAAAGAAATTTGGTGTCATTAAGAGGGTGGTGCAAGAAAGATAGAGGCAGCATGATTGTGGTTTATGATTATATGGAAAATGGGAGCTTGGATAAAAGGCTGTTTGAATCTAATGAGAGAAACATGCTGAGTTTTGAAGACAGAATTAGGATTTTGAAAGACGTGGCATCAGGGGTTCTATACTTGCATGAGGGATGGGAGTCAAAAGTGTTGCATAGGGACATTAAGGCTAGCAATGTTTTACTTGACAGGGACATGAATGCAAGGCTGGGTGATTTTGGTCTAGCTAGAATGCATGATCATAGTCAAGTGGCTAGCACGACTCGAGTTGTTGGCACGGTGGGATACTTGGCGCCAGAGTTTGCCAAGACTGGCCGTGCCTCCACACAAACCGATGTATTTGGATATGGAGTGCTAATTATGGAGGTGATGTGTGGAAGGAGGCCTATAGAGGAGGAAGAAGGCAAGCCACCTTTAGTGGATTGGCTGTGGGAATTAATGAGACGAGGCGAATTGATTAACGCCTTTGATAGTCGATTAAGGACTAATCAAGATTTCAATGAAGAGGAAGCTTTAAGGGTGTTGCAATTAGGCATGATATGCGCGAGCCTAGACGCCAAAGCTAGGCCAAGCATGAGACAAGTGGTGAAATTCTTTGACAGGAATAGTGATATTGATGAATATGAAACTGAGGATATGGATGCTTACCTTCTAGAGAGTTTGAGATCTAATACCATGTTGTCCAATTTTTCCTTGAGTTTAAGCCATGGTTCACATCCAACATTTGAAGAAATTAGAGAAG GGCCTagctttgattga